One stretch of Solibacillus isronensis DNA includes these proteins:
- a CDS encoding DUF6904 family protein, whose product MTKEHYVAFLTRLHTKSPLFHQYATQYVDILNLEYLSLSKEERAAHITSFAFRFLTEDETYKVLIQQLLGVTSISKQSFHEVELTFKYPEEDTIVW is encoded by the coding sequence ATGACAAAGGAGCATTACGTGGCTTTCTTAACGAGGCTTCATACAAAATCGCCTTTGTTCCATCAGTATGCAACGCAGTATGTTGATATTTTAAATTTGGAGTATTTATCATTATCCAAAGAGGAACGTGCAGCACATATTACATCGTTCGCTTTCCGCTTTTTAACAGAGGATGAGACATATAAAGTGCTCATTCAGCAGCTTTTAGGGGTGACGAGCATTTCAAAGCAATCATTCCATGAAGTGGAGCTCACATTCAAATATCCAGAAGAGGATACGATCGTTTGGTAG
- a CDS encoding ABC transporter substrate-binding protein gives MTNHKKTKKYGSLFMATALLTGALAGCGDDTSSSSGSDGGGNAAGDTIKIGANLELSGAVASYGSSINDGAKLAIEEINAAGGIDGKQLEYIPVDNKSETAEATSAAMKLAEQEKVVAMLAPATSGNSVATVQIAAQHKVPMVTGSGTAPNVTVNEDGSINEYAFRTCFIDPFQGTVAANFATNELQAKNVAIFADNASDYAKGLAASFKETISANGGTVVAEEAYVAKDVDFKSQLTNIKGKNPDFIFIPGYYEEVGIIVKQARELGITVPLMGADGWDSPTLIELAGADALNNTFITNHYSSEDPDSKIQDFVKAFNDEYSQSPNAFHALGYDSIYFIVDAIKRVDGDITGEAIQKQLAATKDLSLVTGTFTVDENHNPVKSATVLEFVDGKQQFNSKVNP, from the coding sequence ATGACAAATCACAAAAAGACAAAAAAGTATGGTTCATTATTCATGGCAACAGCATTATTAACAGGGGCGTTAGCTGGGTGCGGTGATGATACCTCTAGTTCTTCTGGATCGGATGGCGGCGGTAATGCAGCTGGCGACACTATTAAAATCGGAGCAAACTTAGAATTATCTGGTGCTGTAGCTTCTTACGGATCATCGATTAATGATGGTGCAAAATTGGCGATTGAAGAAATTAATGCAGCAGGCGGTATAGATGGCAAACAGCTGGAGTACATTCCAGTCGACAATAAATCAGAAACAGCTGAAGCAACTTCTGCTGCGATGAAATTGGCAGAACAGGAAAAGGTAGTGGCAATGTTGGCGCCAGCTACTTCAGGTAACTCGGTAGCAACAGTACAAATTGCAGCTCAGCATAAAGTTCCAATGGTTACAGGCTCAGGTACTGCGCCAAATGTAACAGTAAACGAGGATGGCTCAATAAATGAATATGCATTCCGTACATGTTTCATCGACCCATTCCAAGGGACGGTAGCAGCAAACTTCGCGACTAATGAACTACAAGCTAAAAATGTGGCGATTTTCGCGGATAATGCTTCAGATTATGCAAAAGGTTTAGCGGCATCATTCAAGGAGACTATTTCTGCAAACGGTGGAACAGTGGTCGCTGAAGAGGCGTATGTTGCAAAGGACGTAGACTTTAAATCTCAATTAACTAACATTAAAGGGAAAAATCCTGATTTCATTTTTATCCCTGGGTACTATGAGGAAGTAGGAATCATCGTAAAACAAGCCCGTGAATTAGGTATTACCGTTCCGTTAATGGGTGCTGATGGTTGGGACTCGCCAACATTAATTGAATTAGCTGGTGCTGATGCGTTAAATAATACGTTTATTACGAACCACTACTCGTCTGAAGATCCGGATTCAAAAATTCAGGATTTCGTTAAAGCATTTAATGATGAGTACAGCCAATCACCAAACGCTTTCCATGCATTAGGTTATGATTCTATTTACTTTATCGTAGATGCAATCAAACGTGTAGATGGAGACATTACAGGTGAAGCAATTCAGAAACAGCTTGCAGCAACGAAAGATTTAAGCTTAGTAACAGGTACTTTCACAGTTGACGAAAACCACAACCCAGTAAAATCAGCAACAGTTCTAGAATTCGTAGACGGCAAACAACAGTTCAACTCTAAAGTTAATCCTTAA
- the rluF gene encoding 23S rRNA pseudouridine(2604) synthase RluF, which yields MRINKFLAETGIVSRRGADKWVEDGRVKINGVVATNGSQVETGDEVLVDGKPVKRQEELVYIVLNKPVGITSTTEKHIEGNVVDFVNHPLRIFHIGRLDKDSEGLLLLTNDGDIVNEILRAENHHEKEYVVQVDKPITDQFIRDMSSGVEILDTTTLPCRVEKVSSKVFKIILEQGLNRQIRRMCSALGYSVQRLQRIRIMNIHIGNLKVGQWRDLTDKERNELFQLLNYTPKQ from the coding sequence ATGAGAATCAATAAATTTTTAGCAGAAACAGGCATCGTGTCACGTCGCGGTGCAGATAAATGGGTAGAAGACGGCCGCGTAAAAATCAATGGAGTTGTTGCGACAAATGGCAGCCAAGTTGAAACAGGCGATGAAGTATTAGTTGACGGCAAGCCTGTAAAAAGACAGGAAGAACTAGTCTATATTGTACTGAACAAACCTGTTGGAATTACGAGTACAACGGAAAAGCATATCGAAGGTAATGTTGTGGATTTTGTAAACCACCCGCTGCGTATTTTCCATATCGGACGTTTGGATAAAGATTCGGAAGGATTACTGCTTCTTACGAATGATGGAGATATCGTCAACGAAATTTTACGGGCAGAAAACCACCATGAAAAGGAATATGTTGTGCAGGTAGACAAGCCGATTACTGATCAATTTATTCGTGACATGAGCTCGGGCGTGGAGATTTTAGATACAACGACATTACCTTGCCGAGTAGAAAAGGTATCATCAAAAGTATTTAAAATTATTTTAGAGCAAGGATTAAATCGCCAAATTCGCCGTATGTGTTCTGCTCTAGGCTATTCTGTACAGCGATTACAGCGCATTCGTATTATGAATATTCATATCGGCAATTTAAAAGTCGGACAGTGGCGTGACCTTACAGATAAAGAAAGAAATGAACTATTCCAGTTACTGAACTACACACCAAAGCAATAA
- a CDS encoding ABC transporter ATP-binding protein, producing MSSALLKVENLGIQFGGLKAVQNVEMHMKQGELIGLIGPNGAGKTTTFNMLTGVYAPTEGTILFNGKSIGGLDPYKVTRQGISRTFQNIRLFKELSVLDNVKVANHGLAKHNLVSSIFRLPSHFKGEEKMEQESLAFLKIFGLDVYRDELAKNLPYGMQRRLEIARALAAAPKLLLLDEPAAGMNAKETHDLMELIAFIRKEFDLTILLIEHDMNLVMGICERIYVLDHGQLIADGTPDEIRSNPKVIEAYLGEEVTE from the coding sequence ATGAGCAGTGCACTTCTAAAAGTAGAGAACCTAGGTATTCAGTTTGGTGGTTTAAAAGCTGTTCAAAATGTAGAAATGCATATGAAACAAGGAGAGCTGATTGGTTTAATCGGTCCGAATGGTGCAGGGAAAACAACAACTTTTAATATGCTGACAGGTGTATATGCACCAACGGAAGGCACAATTCTATTCAATGGAAAATCAATTGGCGGTTTGGATCCTTATAAAGTGACACGTCAAGGAATTAGCCGGACATTCCAAAATATCCGCCTATTTAAAGAGTTATCTGTACTGGATAATGTAAAGGTCGCAAACCATGGTTTGGCAAAACATAATTTAGTTTCGAGCATTTTCCGTTTACCAAGTCACTTTAAAGGCGAAGAGAAAATGGAACAGGAGTCGTTGGCATTTTTGAAAATCTTCGGGCTTGATGTATACCGGGATGAGCTTGCGAAAAACTTGCCATACGGAATGCAGCGTCGCCTGGAAATTGCCCGAGCATTAGCTGCCGCACCAAAGCTATTATTGCTGGATGAACCGGCAGCAGGGATGAATGCAAAGGAAACACATGATTTAATGGAGCTTATTGCTTTCATTCGTAAGGAATTTGATTTAACAATTTTATTGATCGAACATGATATGAACTTAGTTATGGGGATTTGCGAACGGATCTACGTGCTTGATCACGGACAATTAATTGCTGATGGGACACCTGATGAAATACGTTCAAACCCGAAAGTAATTGAAGCGTACTTAGGTGAGGAGGTTACAGAATAA
- a CDS encoding branched-chain amino acid ABC transporter permease encodes MKKSKIFWGYAVLALVIYAVVQLLISNGVIQFYYQNMFIAMCINIILAVSLHVIIGVTGQFSIGHAGFLAVGAYISAICTMKFGMPFITAILIGAIVAALAGLLVGIPSLRLKGDYLAIATLGFAEIIRIVFVNTDYVGGAAGLQVAHQSTWTYAFFATFITILVISNFTNSRHGRACISIREDEIAADAMGINTTYYKVVAFAIGSFFAGVAGAIYAHNYYIIQPTAFGFLKSFDILIFVVLGGLGSLSGSVIAAVLLTFVSTYLQDFPETRMIIYSLILILVMLYRPTGLLGSKEITAYFKFGKKGGTRV; translated from the coding sequence ATGAAAAAATCGAAAATCTTTTGGGGTTATGCCGTCCTAGCACTTGTGATTTATGCAGTTGTTCAATTATTGATTTCCAACGGTGTTATCCAGTTCTACTATCAAAATATGTTCATCGCTATGTGTATCAATATTATTTTGGCGGTAAGTTTACATGTCATTATCGGGGTTACAGGTCAGTTTTCGATAGGGCATGCAGGATTCCTCGCTGTCGGAGCTTACATATCGGCTATTTGTACAATGAAATTTGGCATGCCATTTATTACAGCTATTTTAATTGGTGCTATTGTTGCAGCACTTGCCGGATTACTTGTAGGTATTCCATCACTTCGTTTAAAAGGTGACTACCTGGCGATTGCGACGCTCGGGTTTGCTGAAATCATTCGAATTGTATTTGTGAATACCGATTATGTAGGTGGTGCAGCAGGTTTGCAAGTTGCCCATCAGTCTACATGGACATATGCCTTTTTTGCAACTTTCATTACCATTCTCGTCATCTCCAACTTTACGAATTCACGTCACGGTCGTGCGTGTATTTCGATACGGGAAGATGAAATTGCAGCTGACGCAATGGGTATCAACACAACGTATTATAAGGTTGTCGCTTTTGCAATCGGTTCTTTCTTCGCAGGAGTGGCGGGTGCGATCTATGCCCATAACTACTATATTATTCAGCCGACTGCATTCGGATTTTTAAAATCATTTGATATATTAATATTCGTCGTTTTGGGCGGTTTGGGCAGTTTATCTGGTTCTGTTATTGCTGCAGTATTGCTAACATTCGTTTCTACGTATTTACAGGACTTCCCGGAAACGCGGATGATTATTTACTCGCTGATTTTAATATTAGTTATGCTTTATCGTCCGACAGGTTTATTAGGCTCAAAAGAAATTACAGCATACTTCAAGTTTGGTAAAAAAGGAGGTACACGCGTATGA
- a CDS encoding methylated-DNA--[protein]-cysteine S-methyltransferase, whose protein sequence is MYKLDYASPIGIIEIAGTEHFIASVLFAEREEILNFPTNDTPQHLLDCSIELDEYFKGQRKNFSVLYKLEGTMFQTSVWQALTTVPYGKTASYKEIAQQIENEKAVRAVGMTNSKNVISIIVPCHRVIGQNGKLTGYAGGLWRKQWLLEHELKYSFNLD, encoded by the coding sequence ATGTATAAATTAGATTATGCTTCACCAATAGGTATAATTGAAATAGCAGGAACCGAACATTTTATAGCATCGGTATTATTTGCAGAGCGAGAAGAAATTCTTAACTTCCCCACTAATGATACCCCTCAGCATTTATTAGACTGCAGCATAGAACTGGATGAATATTTTAAAGGCCAACGCAAAAATTTTTCGGTACTTTATAAATTAGAGGGAACGATGTTTCAAACATCGGTATGGCAAGCACTTACAACCGTTCCTTATGGAAAAACCGCTTCCTATAAAGAGATTGCCCAACAAATTGAAAATGAAAAGGCGGTCCGCGCAGTTGGGATGACAAACAGCAAAAATGTCATAAGTATTATCGTCCCGTGCCACCGGGTAATCGGTCAAAACGGGAAACTTACAGGATATGCAGGCGGTTTATGGAGAAAACAGTGGCTGCTTGAACATGAGCTTAAGTATAGCTTCAATTTAGATTAA
- a CDS encoding ABC transporter ATP-binding protein, whose translation MLIINDIDVFYGNIQALKGISLEVKEGEIVTLIGANGAGKSTLLKTISGLLKPKRGSIEYLGAAIDGKPAQSIVKAGISHVPEGRRVFSNMTVEENLELGAYLRNDREAIKKDLNHVFELFPRLLERRKQLSGTLSGGEQQMLAMGRALMAKPKLIIMDEPSMGLAPLMVKNIFNIIEMVNKEGVTVLLVEQNAHMALSVAHRAYVLETGKIVLTGSAKELQESDEVRAAYLGGL comes from the coding sequence ATGCTAATAATCAATGATATCGATGTCTTCTATGGTAATATCCAAGCATTGAAAGGAATCTCCCTCGAAGTAAAAGAAGGTGAAATTGTTACACTGATCGGTGCCAATGGAGCAGGGAAAAGCACATTGCTAAAAACAATTTCAGGTTTACTGAAACCAAAGCGCGGCTCGATTGAGTATTTAGGTGCAGCAATTGATGGAAAGCCGGCACAATCGATTGTAAAGGCAGGAATCTCCCATGTACCGGAAGGCCGTCGTGTATTCTCAAATATGACAGTGGAAGAAAATCTGGAATTAGGTGCCTATTTACGAAATGACAGAGAGGCTATAAAAAAGGATTTAAATCATGTATTTGAGTTATTCCCTCGTCTGTTAGAACGACGTAAGCAGCTTTCAGGGACGTTATCAGGCGGTGAACAGCAAATGCTTGCGATGGGCAGGGCTCTAATGGCTAAGCCAAAGCTGATCATCATGGATGAGCCATCAATGGGTCTTGCGCCGCTCATGGTAAAAAATATCTTCAACATTATCGAAATGGTTAACAAAGAAGGCGTGACGGTACTGCTTGTAGAACAAAACGCACATATGGCATTATCTGTCGCCCACCGTGCCTATGTTTTGGAAACAGGCAAAATCGTCCTGACAGGTTCAGCAAAAGAACTGCAGGAAAGCGATGAAGTAAGAGCCGCTTATTTAGGCGGATTATAG
- a CDS encoding branched-chain amino acid ABC transporter permease: MEWIQQLVNGISLGSIYALIALGYTMVYGIIKLINFAHGDVFMLGAFIGFYAIARWEMNVFLALIIAMILCAVIGVIIERVAYKRLRNATRIAALITAIGVSLLIEYTVIFFRGPSPEAYPNVFATKNIEIFGAQISTLAIFILSVSIFLMILLQFIVHKTKIGKAMRAVSHDADAARLMGINVDNTISATFAIGSALAGAAGVIFGIYYTRIDPLMGIMPGIKAFIAAVLGGIGIIPGAMVGGLVLGVVETVVSALGYSLWRDAAAFVILILILILRPAGIFGKNTREKV, translated from the coding sequence ATGGAATGGATCCAACAATTAGTGAATGGTATTTCGCTAGGTAGTATTTATGCATTAATCGCACTAGGCTATACGATGGTATACGGAATTATTAAGCTCATCAATTTTGCCCACGGTGACGTTTTCATGCTTGGTGCCTTTATCGGCTTTTATGCCATTGCTCGTTGGGAAATGAATGTCTTTTTAGCCCTTATTATCGCGATGATATTATGTGCTGTCATCGGAGTAATTATAGAGCGTGTCGCTTATAAACGACTCCGTAATGCAACCCGGATCGCAGCTCTTATTACGGCAATCGGTGTCTCACTTTTAATCGAGTATACGGTAATTTTCTTTAGAGGTCCTTCTCCAGAGGCATATCCGAATGTATTTGCAACGAAGAATATTGAAATTTTCGGTGCACAGATCAGTACATTAGCAATTTTTATTTTATCTGTTTCGATTTTCTTAATGATCTTATTACAATTCATTGTTCATAAAACAAAAATCGGTAAAGCGATGCGCGCGGTATCCCATGATGCAGATGCAGCTCGCTTAATGGGCATTAACGTAGATAATACAATTTCAGCTACATTCGCAATTGGTTCTGCATTGGCAGGAGCTGCGGGCGTAATTTTTGGTATTTACTATACACGTATCGATCCGTTAATGGGGATTATGCCTGGTATTAAAGCTTTCATTGCCGCTGTTTTAGGTGGTATTGGCATTATTCCGGGGGCAATGGTAGGCGGTCTTGTACTAGGGGTTGTTGAAACAGTCGTTTCGGCGCTCGGATATTCATTATGGCGAGATGCAGCCGCATTTGTCATCCTGATTTTAATTCTAATATTACGTCCAGCGGGTATTTTCGGTAAAAATACACGCGAGAAAGTGTAG
- a CDS encoding DUF6904 family protein produces MLTIKPTENLTGLTVSGDYWNLDDIIHAIYEVIGEEKRYFHYEGVRQRLLSFCLKMRQASKGEHQIDFVPNGMNKETKKKMNAIIPERNIYYGVNFLLPELVFAALALNDFISLYKQTINNSEWSIAVTGS; encoded by the coding sequence ATGCTGACAATTAAACCAACTGAAAATTTAACAGGATTAACGGTAAGTGGAGATTATTGGAATTTAGATGATATTATTCACGCAATTTATGAAGTAATCGGGGAAGAAAAGCGCTACTTTCATTATGAAGGAGTAAGACAGCGCTTATTATCATTTTGTTTAAAAATGCGCCAGGCTTCCAAAGGCGAACACCAAATTGATTTCGTGCCGAATGGTATGAATAAAGAGACGAAAAAGAAAATGAATGCCATTATTCCTGAACGAAATATTTATTACGGGGTTAATTTTTTATTGCCTGAGCTAGTCTTTGCAGCACTGGCATTAAATGATTTCATTTCTCTTTATAAACAGACTATAAATAATTCGGAGTGGAGCATCGCTGTTACCGGTTCGTAA
- a CDS encoding class I SAM-dependent methyltransferase, translating to MNEQQYDHMLNIQTTGYQYGFPKLAKYHRYEPTPYSGLEQLFECYELPANARFLDIGCGKGRVPIYIYHRFHIPVIGIEMDQKFFTEAVHNAEQYLKKVKKKQAPIQFLNIIAETYEITKYDNVFFFFNPFSIHVFREFMKHVMDSIMLYPRMVDIILYYPSPEYTDFLQQEQLLHCYLDIKLRHEKNENERIVVFRIPEK from the coding sequence ATGAACGAACAGCAATATGATCATATGCTAAACATTCAAACGACCGGTTATCAATACGGTTTTCCAAAATTAGCAAAGTACCATCGCTATGAACCAACACCTTACAGCGGGCTGGAACAATTATTCGAATGCTACGAGCTGCCGGCTAATGCACGTTTTCTGGATATCGGCTGCGGGAAAGGGCGAGTTCCTATTTATATATATCATCGCTTCCATATTCCGGTTATAGGTATTGAAATGGATCAGAAGTTTTTTACAGAAGCCGTGCATAATGCAGAGCAATATTTAAAAAAAGTAAAGAAGAAACAAGCCCCGATACAATTTTTGAATATCATTGCCGAAACATATGAAATTACAAAGTATGATAATGTCTTTTTCTTCTTCAACCCCTTTTCGATTCACGTATTTCGTGAGTTTATGAAGCATGTTATGGACTCCATCATGTTATATCCGCGAATGGTAGATATTATTTTATATTATCCATCCCCTGAATATACGGATTTTTTACAACAAGAGCAGTTACTTCATTGTTATTTGGATATAAAATTACGCCATGAAAAAAATGAAAATGAACGTATCGTCGTTTTTCGGATTCCGGAAAAATAA